From a single Arachis hypogaea cultivar Tifrunner chromosome 3, arahy.Tifrunner.gnm2.J5K5, whole genome shotgun sequence genomic region:
- the LOC112790687 gene encoding uncharacterized protein isoform X3, translating into MKKLARKWRNSGDDKFSLPIHDDEDSRPMDPQEQEEFVRSLEATQAENNRFWRRPYAYFMEDIYSWMIISADWMAVLVCSFSMKGLIDESVHHRRWIWYSWFTAIVPAMFWLYYMLRLPKFRWDVIFLPFGPLGGATICLYVDHLLSESSEEIRKLRGYMYSYKAG; encoded by the exons atgaagaagcttgcaaggaaatGGCGCAATTCAGGGGACGACAAGTTCTCTCTTCCCATCCACGACGATGAAGACTCTCGTCCCATGGACCCTCAAG AGCAAGAAGAGTTTGTTCGCTCTTTAGAGGCCACTCAAGCTGAGAATAATCGCTTTTGGAGG AGGCCTTATGCCTATTTCATGGAGGACATCTACTCATGGATGATTATCTCTgcag ACTGGATGGCTGTTTTAGTGTGCTCATTTTCCATGAAAGGATTGATTGATGAGTCAGTGCATCACAGAAGATGGATCTGGTACTCGTGGTTTACTGCCATTGTTCCTGCAATGTTCTGGTTATATTACATGTTGAG GCTGCCTAAATTCCGTTGGGATGTTATCTTTCTGCCATTTGGTCCTCTTGG GGGAGCCACAATCTGCCTCTACGTGGATCATTTGCTAAGCGAGTCATCAGAAGAGATAAGAAAGCTTCGTGGGTACATGTATAGCTATAAAGCAGGCTAG
- the LOC112790687 gene encoding uncharacterized protein isoform X1, giving the protein MKKLARKWRNSGDDKFSLPIHDDEDSRPMDPQEQEEFVRSLEATQAENNRFWRRVFAILLFCYMQFLLYSIFKQVTSPWEMRPYAYFMEDIYSWMIISADWMAVLVCSFSMKGLIDESVHHRRWIWYSWFTAIVPAMFWLYYMLRLPKFRWDVIFLPFGPLGGATICLYVDHLLSESSEEIRKLRGYMYSYKAG; this is encoded by the exons atgaagaagcttgcaaggaaatGGCGCAATTCAGGGGACGACAAGTTCTCTCTTCCCATCCACGACGATGAAGACTCTCGTCCCATGGACCCTCAAG AGCAAGAAGAGTTTGTTCGCTCTTTAGAGGCCACTCAAGCTGAGAATAATCGCTTTTGGAGG AGGGTGTTTGCCATTCTGCTCTTCTGTTACATGCAGTTTCTTTTGTATTCCATCTTCAAACAGGTTACATCTCCCTGGGAGATG AGGCCTTATGCCTATTTCATGGAGGACATCTACTCATGGATGATTATCTCTgcag ACTGGATGGCTGTTTTAGTGTGCTCATTTTCCATGAAAGGATTGATTGATGAGTCAGTGCATCACAGAAGATGGATCTGGTACTCGTGGTTTACTGCCATTGTTCCTGCAATGTTCTGGTTATATTACATGTTGAG GCTGCCTAAATTCCGTTGGGATGTTATCTTTCTGCCATTTGGTCCTCTTGG GGGAGCCACAATCTGCCTCTACGTGGATCATTTGCTAAGCGAGTCATCAGAAGAGATAAGAAAGCTTCGTGGGTACATGTATAGCTATAAAGCAGGCTAG
- the LOC112790687 gene encoding uncharacterized protein isoform X2, which yields MKKLARKWRNSGDDKFSLPIHDDEDSRPMDPQEQEEFVRSLEATQAENNRFWRRVFAILLFCYMQFLLYSIFKQVTSPWEMRPYAYFMEDIYSWMIISADWMAVLVCSFSMKGLIDESVHHRRWIWYSWFTAIVPAMFWLYYMLSTFEPMHIQESIQENQDVMPALAA from the exons atgaagaagcttgcaaggaaatGGCGCAATTCAGGGGACGACAAGTTCTCTCTTCCCATCCACGACGATGAAGACTCTCGTCCCATGGACCCTCAAG AGCAAGAAGAGTTTGTTCGCTCTTTAGAGGCCACTCAAGCTGAGAATAATCGCTTTTGGAGG AGGGTGTTTGCCATTCTGCTCTTCTGTTACATGCAGTTTCTTTTGTATTCCATCTTCAAACAGGTTACATCTCCCTGGGAGATG AGGCCTTATGCCTATTTCATGGAGGACATCTACTCATGGATGATTATCTCTgcag ACTGGATGGCTGTTTTAGTGTGCTCATTTTCCATGAAAGGATTGATTGATGAGTCAGTGCATCACAGAAGATGGATCTGGTACTCGTGGTTTACTGCCATTGTTCCTGCAATGTTCTGGTTATATTACATGTTGAG TACATTTGAACCAATGCATATTCAAGAAAGCATTCAAGAAAATCAAGATGTTATGCCTGCTCTG GCTGCCTAA
- the LOC112790688 gene encoding large ribosomal subunit protein eL31, producing MVEKTKGRKEEVVTREYTVNLHKRLHGCTFKKKAPKAIKEIRKFAQKAMGTNDVRVDVKLNKFVWSQGIRSVPRRIRVRISRKRNDDEDAKEELYSLITVVEIPKEELRGLGTKVIEDED from the exons ATGGTGGAAAAGACCAAGGGTAGGAAGGAAGAGGTTGTTACTCGAGAGTACACCGTCAACCTCCACAAACGCTTACATGGCTG caccttcaagaagaaggctcCTAAAGCAATAAAGGAGATAAGGAAGTTTGCTCAGAAGGCCATGGGGACTAATGATGTGAGAGTGGATGTGAAGCTGAACAAGTTTGTGTGGAGCCAGGGGATCCGGAGTGTGCCGAGAAGGATCCGGGTGCGCATTTCCCGCAAGAGGAACGACGATGAGGATGCAAAGGAAGAGCTTTACTCCCTTATTACAGTTGTTGAAATCCCTAAGGAAGAGCTTAGAGGTTTGGGCACCAAGGTCATTGAAGATGAGGATTGa